A single region of the Neodiprion pinetum isolate iyNeoPine1 chromosome 5, iyNeoPine1.2, whole genome shotgun sequence genome encodes:
- the Kank gene encoding KN motif and ankyrin repeat domain-containing protein 2 isoform X2 — translation MEVLLGLVSPALAGIESQLPKIAQESSSTNGITTLPRSSHARPCNVQHSPILDISDVVGDFEDTLRRSSRSSRPSDRHNYTEQIDACVSRPSAQTEGPPDLDNASITSGNSNPSTGALQNVREQMATALERMKDLEEQVKAIPMLQVKVSVLKEEKRHLQQRINEFNRWETENRSTLHRYRSQSFSEDRTPSAPDPKIPTRDMGTMCGVMTRDVGVSHQQIRTRDAGMVTSTPIQQRLENIDQTTASIDDSLLSTPKRNISHMKLERSRLQIESILPSVMGRPEQKLSRSGLKLENIFPELTLRKVLQRSDLRIETINPDYDLIRNKSDMQKENSVISRTNQRKKVLQRGGFYYDEISPKLKEEMLNLNTRSCGTETTLTMKDVKTSEEFTMELDESLRIHKVMNTPKRVQTISVETQCVPEVKPLLKIVEKKDQAVQVSKPLKLTSNVGVTVKPRSSDVGIEAKPGPGTRNTASGPDPVSAQTISLNALGTRSHSFNYGDSKLTRKSTKSIGLTVDGLIKTAARSTDTTGLTPKKREFGTSTLKKKFIDVAVGDSVRSPHISISCSANYCDNCKDTIKTLAKQIVNNTDNINQQNNNQVSRIPRPSYISLSSPTDHRRQFKRQDTYTKIPCSTVIKYDADNKEQYESNNRLQNSETEEVHDEKISSEESSPAGEKSEVEEKHGLPDSALFQPIQEKPRQKVKPSREMGAAMKVLNDNLKKSPSRNISHQIKNATTIIQQEWFKVSSTATANPLDVEDYLDCFEETSSSLLEYIVNMNDASGNTAMHYAVSHGNFDVVSILLDSKVCDINRANVAGYTAVMLAALAEVRNSTHSSVANRLFQLADVNVRAKQHGQTALMLAVSHGRKDMAKLLLDAGAAVNIQDEDGSTALMCAAEHGHTEIVRLLLAHPDCDSSIVDVDGSSALKIALEAGNRDIGVLLYAHEYVNRGISPYSSMRRSRRGSQPTTPTGGPSPSAPVSPAPSRRFHSSTMSLNSTKYLSK, via the exons ATGGAAGTTCTTCTTGGCTTG GTCAGTCCTGCCCTGGCCGGCATTGAATCCCAGCTGCCCAAAATCGCGCAGGAAAGTTCATCGACCAATGGTATCACCACTTTGCCGCGATCCAGTCACGCCAGGCCGTGTAACGTTCAGCATTCACCGATTCTAGACATCAGCGATGTCGTAGGCGACTTTGAAGACACCTTGAGACGCTCTTCGAGATCCTCCAGACCTTCGGATCGTCATAATTATACCGAACAAATTG ATGCCTGCGTATCGCGACCTTCCGCACAAACGGAGGGCCCACCGGACTTGGACAATGCCAGCATTACAAGCGGGAATTCTAACCCTAGTACGGGGGCGTTGCAG AATGTCAGGGAACAGATGGCGACCGCGCTTGAAAGGATGAAGGATTTGGAGGAGCAAGTCAAGGCGATCCCCATGCTGCAA GTTAAAGTGTCCGTtttaaaagaagagaaaaggcATCTCCAGCAGAGGATCAACGAGTTCAATCGGTGGGAAACTGAGAACAGAAGCACGCTGCACAGGTACAGAAGTCAATCGTTTTCCGAGGATCGGACGCCTTCTGCTCCGGACCCAAAAATTCCCACCAGAGACATGGGAACCATGTGCGGAGTTATGACCAGAGACGTTGGAGTGTCTCACCAGCAG ATAAGGACCAGGGATGCCGGGATGGTGACAAGTACGCCGATTCAACAACGATTGGAAAACATCGATCAGACCACCGCGAGCATCGATGACTCTCTGCTATCAACACCTAAGAGGAACATTTCTCATATGAAACTGGAGCGTAGCAGGCTGCAGATCGAAAGCATTCTACCAAGCGTTATGGGAAGGCCTGAACAGAAATTATCTCGTAGTGGTTTAAAGttggaaaacatttttccagAATTAACGCTACGTAAAGTTCTTCAACGAAGCGATCTGCGAATTGAAACGATAAATCCTGACTACGACCTAATCAGAAATAAGTCAGACATGCAAAAGGAAAATTCAGTGATCTCTCGTACCAATCAGCGGAAGAAGGTTCTTCAACGTGGTGGTTTTTACTACGACGAAATATCACCAAAATTAAAAGAGGAAATGTTGAATCTAAACACACGGAGCTGCGGGACTGAGACAACTTTAACGATGAAAGATGTAAAGACGAGTGAAGAGTTCACCATGGAACTTGACGAGAGTTTGCGGATACATAAAGTCATGAACACCCCCAAGAGAGTACAAACGATTTCTGTGGAAACGCAGTGTGTTCCGGAAGTAAAACCACTCCTGAAGATTGTTGAGAAGAAGGATCAGGCTGTGCAAGTTTCGAAACCTCTAAAGTTGACCTCCAATGTCGGTGTAACGGTGAAACCGAGATCTTCCGACGTCGGTATCGAAGCCAAACCTGGTCCTGGAACAAGGAATACCGCCTCAGGACCGGACCCGGTCTCTGCGCAAACGATATCACTAAACGCTCTGGGGACCAGGAGTCATTCCTTCAACTACGGCGACAGCAAGCTGACAAGAAAATCTACCAAGTCGATTGGGCTCACGGTCGACGGTTTGATCAAGACTGCCGCAAGATCCACGGACACCACAGGATTGACCCCGAAGAAACGGGAGTTCGGAACTTCTACCctgaagaagaaattcatcgacgTCGCGGTCGGCGATTCTGTAAGATCGCCACACATCAGCATTTCGTGTTCGGCGAATTACTGTGACAATTGCAAGGACACTATCAAGACATTGGCGAAACAGATCGTAAACAACACCGACAATATCAATCAACAGAACAATAATCAAGTATCGCGCATACCCAGGCCATCCTATATTTCTCTGAGTTCCCCGACCGACCACAGAAGGCAGTTCAAGCGGCAGGATACCTACACCAAGATACCGTGCTCAACTGTCATCAAGTACGACGCTGACAATAAGGAACAATACGAATCGAACAACCG ACTCCAGAATTCGGAGACGGAAGAGGTACACGATGAGAAAATATCATCTGAGGAATCATCGCCGGCAGGGGAAAAGTCCGAAGTTGAAGAGAAGCACGGTCTGCCGGACTCGGCGTTGTTCCAACCGATCCAAGAAAAACCCAGACAGAAAGTTAAGCCGTCTCGAGAGATGGGTGCAGCCATGAAAGTGCTGAATGacaatctgaaaaaatcaCCCAGTCGGAATATCAGTCATCAGATAAAAAACGCGACGACAATAATACAGCAGGAATGGTTCAAGGTTTCGAGCACGGCAACCGCGAACCCTCTCGACGTTGAGGACTACCTGGACTGCTTCGAGGAAACCTCCAGCTCTTTGTTAGAGTACATTGTCAACATGAACGACGCTAGTGGCAACACCGCCATGCACTACGCGGTTTCTCACGGGAATTTCGACGTCGTATCAATTCTACTCGATTCCAAAGTTTGCGACATTAACAGGGCTAACGTCGCCGGTTATACCGCCGTCATGTTAGCTGCCCTCGCAGAAGTTCGGAACTCAACACACTCGTCTGTCGCTAATAGACTGTTCCAATTGGCAGACGTCAACGTTCGCGCAAAACAG CACGGACAAACTGCCCTTATGCTCGCGGTGTCTCATGGGCGCAAAGACATGGCCAAGCTGTTGCTGGACGCCGGTGCCGCGGTCAACATCCAGGACGAAGACGGCAGCACGGCGTTGATGTGCGCAGCGGAACACGGACACACGGAGATCGTGCGACTCCTGCTCGCCCATCCGGACTGCGACTCGTCGATCGTCGACGTGGACGGAAGCTCGGCTTTGAAAATCGCTCTCGAAGCCGGGAACCGCGACATCGGGGTGTTGCTTTACGCCCACGAGTACGTCAATCGTGGAATAAGTCCGTATTCCTCAATGAGGAGAAGCCGCCGAGGCTCCCAACCAACGACACCAACCGGAGGCCCATCGCCATCGGCGCCCGTGAGTCCGGCACCATCGAGAAGGTTTCATTCTTCAACCATGTCGTTGAATTCGACAAAATATTTGTCCAAGTGA
- the Kank gene encoding KN motif and ankyrin repeat domain-containing protein 2 isoform X1, producing the protein MSLTVEIQAPLLNGNVGSQSYISGSIGTKCLCCPYGYHIDLDFVRYCEAVAAGSSGSDRVSERRRKRERRRQCQSMEVLLGLVSPALAGIESQLPKIAQESSSTNGITTLPRSSHARPCNVQHSPILDISDVVGDFEDTLRRSSRSSRPSDRHNYTEQIDACVSRPSAQTEGPPDLDNASITSGNSNPSTGALQNVREQMATALERMKDLEEQVKAIPMLQVKVSVLKEEKRHLQQRINEFNRWETENRSTLHRYRSQSFSEDRTPSAPDPKIPTRDMGTMCGVMTRDVGVSHQQIRTRDAGMVTSTPIQQRLENIDQTTASIDDSLLSTPKRNISHMKLERSRLQIESILPSVMGRPEQKLSRSGLKLENIFPELTLRKVLQRSDLRIETINPDYDLIRNKSDMQKENSVISRTNQRKKVLQRGGFYYDEISPKLKEEMLNLNTRSCGTETTLTMKDVKTSEEFTMELDESLRIHKVMNTPKRVQTISVETQCVPEVKPLLKIVEKKDQAVQVSKPLKLTSNVGVTVKPRSSDVGIEAKPGPGTRNTASGPDPVSAQTISLNALGTRSHSFNYGDSKLTRKSTKSIGLTVDGLIKTAARSTDTTGLTPKKREFGTSTLKKKFIDVAVGDSVRSPHISISCSANYCDNCKDTIKTLAKQIVNNTDNINQQNNNQVSRIPRPSYISLSSPTDHRRQFKRQDTYTKIPCSTVIKYDADNKEQYESNNRLQNSETEEVHDEKISSEESSPAGEKSEVEEKHGLPDSALFQPIQEKPRQKVKPSREMGAAMKVLNDNLKKSPSRNISHQIKNATTIIQQEWFKVSSTATANPLDVEDYLDCFEETSSSLLEYIVNMNDASGNTAMHYAVSHGNFDVVSILLDSKVCDINRANVAGYTAVMLAALAEVRNSTHSSVANRLFQLADVNVRAKQHGQTALMLAVSHGRKDMAKLLLDAGAAVNIQDEDGSTALMCAAEHGHTEIVRLLLAHPDCDSSIVDVDGSSALKIALEAGNRDIGVLLYAHEYVNRGISPYSSMRRSRRGSQPTTPTGGPSPSAPVSPAPSRRFHSSTMSLNSTKYLSK; encoded by the exons ATGTCGCTAACGGTCGAGATTCAGGCACCGCTTCTCAACGGAaacg TTGGGAGTCAAAGTTACATATCCGGATCGATAGGTACAAAATGTCTTTGCTGTCCTTATGGATATCACATAGACTTGGATTTTGTGAGATACTGCGAAGCTGTCGCTGCTGGAAGTTCTGGATCGGATCGAGTAAGCGAGAGGCGAAGGAAAAGGGAACGTCGACGACAATGTCAATCGATGGAAGTTCTTCTTGGCTTG GTCAGTCCTGCCCTGGCCGGCATTGAATCCCAGCTGCCCAAAATCGCGCAGGAAAGTTCATCGACCAATGGTATCACCACTTTGCCGCGATCCAGTCACGCCAGGCCGTGTAACGTTCAGCATTCACCGATTCTAGACATCAGCGATGTCGTAGGCGACTTTGAAGACACCTTGAGACGCTCTTCGAGATCCTCCAGACCTTCGGATCGTCATAATTATACCGAACAAATTG ATGCCTGCGTATCGCGACCTTCCGCACAAACGGAGGGCCCACCGGACTTGGACAATGCCAGCATTACAAGCGGGAATTCTAACCCTAGTACGGGGGCGTTGCAG AATGTCAGGGAACAGATGGCGACCGCGCTTGAAAGGATGAAGGATTTGGAGGAGCAAGTCAAGGCGATCCCCATGCTGCAA GTTAAAGTGTCCGTtttaaaagaagagaaaaggcATCTCCAGCAGAGGATCAACGAGTTCAATCGGTGGGAAACTGAGAACAGAAGCACGCTGCACAGGTACAGAAGTCAATCGTTTTCCGAGGATCGGACGCCTTCTGCTCCGGACCCAAAAATTCCCACCAGAGACATGGGAACCATGTGCGGAGTTATGACCAGAGACGTTGGAGTGTCTCACCAGCAG ATAAGGACCAGGGATGCCGGGATGGTGACAAGTACGCCGATTCAACAACGATTGGAAAACATCGATCAGACCACCGCGAGCATCGATGACTCTCTGCTATCAACACCTAAGAGGAACATTTCTCATATGAAACTGGAGCGTAGCAGGCTGCAGATCGAAAGCATTCTACCAAGCGTTATGGGAAGGCCTGAACAGAAATTATCTCGTAGTGGTTTAAAGttggaaaacatttttccagAATTAACGCTACGTAAAGTTCTTCAACGAAGCGATCTGCGAATTGAAACGATAAATCCTGACTACGACCTAATCAGAAATAAGTCAGACATGCAAAAGGAAAATTCAGTGATCTCTCGTACCAATCAGCGGAAGAAGGTTCTTCAACGTGGTGGTTTTTACTACGACGAAATATCACCAAAATTAAAAGAGGAAATGTTGAATCTAAACACACGGAGCTGCGGGACTGAGACAACTTTAACGATGAAAGATGTAAAGACGAGTGAAGAGTTCACCATGGAACTTGACGAGAGTTTGCGGATACATAAAGTCATGAACACCCCCAAGAGAGTACAAACGATTTCTGTGGAAACGCAGTGTGTTCCGGAAGTAAAACCACTCCTGAAGATTGTTGAGAAGAAGGATCAGGCTGTGCAAGTTTCGAAACCTCTAAAGTTGACCTCCAATGTCGGTGTAACGGTGAAACCGAGATCTTCCGACGTCGGTATCGAAGCCAAACCTGGTCCTGGAACAAGGAATACCGCCTCAGGACCGGACCCGGTCTCTGCGCAAACGATATCACTAAACGCTCTGGGGACCAGGAGTCATTCCTTCAACTACGGCGACAGCAAGCTGACAAGAAAATCTACCAAGTCGATTGGGCTCACGGTCGACGGTTTGATCAAGACTGCCGCAAGATCCACGGACACCACAGGATTGACCCCGAAGAAACGGGAGTTCGGAACTTCTACCctgaagaagaaattcatcgacgTCGCGGTCGGCGATTCTGTAAGATCGCCACACATCAGCATTTCGTGTTCGGCGAATTACTGTGACAATTGCAAGGACACTATCAAGACATTGGCGAAACAGATCGTAAACAACACCGACAATATCAATCAACAGAACAATAATCAAGTATCGCGCATACCCAGGCCATCCTATATTTCTCTGAGTTCCCCGACCGACCACAGAAGGCAGTTCAAGCGGCAGGATACCTACACCAAGATACCGTGCTCAACTGTCATCAAGTACGACGCTGACAATAAGGAACAATACGAATCGAACAACCG ACTCCAGAATTCGGAGACGGAAGAGGTACACGATGAGAAAATATCATCTGAGGAATCATCGCCGGCAGGGGAAAAGTCCGAAGTTGAAGAGAAGCACGGTCTGCCGGACTCGGCGTTGTTCCAACCGATCCAAGAAAAACCCAGACAGAAAGTTAAGCCGTCTCGAGAGATGGGTGCAGCCATGAAAGTGCTGAATGacaatctgaaaaaatcaCCCAGTCGGAATATCAGTCATCAGATAAAAAACGCGACGACAATAATACAGCAGGAATGGTTCAAGGTTTCGAGCACGGCAACCGCGAACCCTCTCGACGTTGAGGACTACCTGGACTGCTTCGAGGAAACCTCCAGCTCTTTGTTAGAGTACATTGTCAACATGAACGACGCTAGTGGCAACACCGCCATGCACTACGCGGTTTCTCACGGGAATTTCGACGTCGTATCAATTCTACTCGATTCCAAAGTTTGCGACATTAACAGGGCTAACGTCGCCGGTTATACCGCCGTCATGTTAGCTGCCCTCGCAGAAGTTCGGAACTCAACACACTCGTCTGTCGCTAATAGACTGTTCCAATTGGCAGACGTCAACGTTCGCGCAAAACAG CACGGACAAACTGCCCTTATGCTCGCGGTGTCTCATGGGCGCAAAGACATGGCCAAGCTGTTGCTGGACGCCGGTGCCGCGGTCAACATCCAGGACGAAGACGGCAGCACGGCGTTGATGTGCGCAGCGGAACACGGACACACGGAGATCGTGCGACTCCTGCTCGCCCATCCGGACTGCGACTCGTCGATCGTCGACGTGGACGGAAGCTCGGCTTTGAAAATCGCTCTCGAAGCCGGGAACCGCGACATCGGGGTGTTGCTTTACGCCCACGAGTACGTCAATCGTGGAATAAGTCCGTATTCCTCAATGAGGAGAAGCCGCCGAGGCTCCCAACCAACGACACCAACCGGAGGCCCATCGCCATCGGCGCCCGTGAGTCCGGCACCATCGAGAAGGTTTCATTCTTCAACCATGTCGTTGAATTCGACAAAATATTTGTCCAAGTGA
- the Kank gene encoding KN motif and ankyrin repeat domain-containing protein 2 isoform X3, producing the protein MGVKSFIRKRLPFCKLKIKKRKNNACVSRPSAQTEGPPDLDNASITSGNSNPSTGALQNVREQMATALERMKDLEEQVKAIPMLQVKVSVLKEEKRHLQQRINEFNRWETENRSTLHRYRSQSFSEDRTPSAPDPKIPTRDMGTMCGVMTRDVGVSHQQIRTRDAGMVTSTPIQQRLENIDQTTASIDDSLLSTPKRNISHMKLERSRLQIESILPSVMGRPEQKLSRSGLKLENIFPELTLRKVLQRSDLRIETINPDYDLIRNKSDMQKENSVISRTNQRKKVLQRGGFYYDEISPKLKEEMLNLNTRSCGTETTLTMKDVKTSEEFTMELDESLRIHKVMNTPKRVQTISVETQCVPEVKPLLKIVEKKDQAVQVSKPLKLTSNVGVTVKPRSSDVGIEAKPGPGTRNTASGPDPVSAQTISLNALGTRSHSFNYGDSKLTRKSTKSIGLTVDGLIKTAARSTDTTGLTPKKREFGTSTLKKKFIDVAVGDSVRSPHISISCSANYCDNCKDTIKTLAKQIVNNTDNINQQNNNQVSRIPRPSYISLSSPTDHRRQFKRQDTYTKIPCSTVIKYDADNKEQYESNNRLQNSETEEVHDEKISSEESSPAGEKSEVEEKHGLPDSALFQPIQEKPRQKVKPSREMGAAMKVLNDNLKKSPSRNISHQIKNATTIIQQEWFKVSSTATANPLDVEDYLDCFEETSSSLLEYIVNMNDASGNTAMHYAVSHGNFDVVSILLDSKVCDINRANVAGYTAVMLAALAEVRNSTHSSVANRLFQLADVNVRAKQHGQTALMLAVSHGRKDMAKLLLDAGAAVNIQDEDGSTALMCAAEHGHTEIVRLLLAHPDCDSSIVDVDGSSALKIALEAGNRDIGVLLYAHEYVNRGISPYSSMRRSRRGSQPTTPTGGPSPSAPVSPAPSRRFHSSTMSLNSTKYLSK; encoded by the exons atgggTGTCAAAAGTTTCATTCGTAAGCGTCTACCGTTCTGTAAGTTGAAGATCAAAAAACGGAAGAACA ATGCCTGCGTATCGCGACCTTCCGCACAAACGGAGGGCCCACCGGACTTGGACAATGCCAGCATTACAAGCGGGAATTCTAACCCTAGTACGGGGGCGTTGCAG AATGTCAGGGAACAGATGGCGACCGCGCTTGAAAGGATGAAGGATTTGGAGGAGCAAGTCAAGGCGATCCCCATGCTGCAA GTTAAAGTGTCCGTtttaaaagaagagaaaaggcATCTCCAGCAGAGGATCAACGAGTTCAATCGGTGGGAAACTGAGAACAGAAGCACGCTGCACAGGTACAGAAGTCAATCGTTTTCCGAGGATCGGACGCCTTCTGCTCCGGACCCAAAAATTCCCACCAGAGACATGGGAACCATGTGCGGAGTTATGACCAGAGACGTTGGAGTGTCTCACCAGCAG ATAAGGACCAGGGATGCCGGGATGGTGACAAGTACGCCGATTCAACAACGATTGGAAAACATCGATCAGACCACCGCGAGCATCGATGACTCTCTGCTATCAACACCTAAGAGGAACATTTCTCATATGAAACTGGAGCGTAGCAGGCTGCAGATCGAAAGCATTCTACCAAGCGTTATGGGAAGGCCTGAACAGAAATTATCTCGTAGTGGTTTAAAGttggaaaacatttttccagAATTAACGCTACGTAAAGTTCTTCAACGAAGCGATCTGCGAATTGAAACGATAAATCCTGACTACGACCTAATCAGAAATAAGTCAGACATGCAAAAGGAAAATTCAGTGATCTCTCGTACCAATCAGCGGAAGAAGGTTCTTCAACGTGGTGGTTTTTACTACGACGAAATATCACCAAAATTAAAAGAGGAAATGTTGAATCTAAACACACGGAGCTGCGGGACTGAGACAACTTTAACGATGAAAGATGTAAAGACGAGTGAAGAGTTCACCATGGAACTTGACGAGAGTTTGCGGATACATAAAGTCATGAACACCCCCAAGAGAGTACAAACGATTTCTGTGGAAACGCAGTGTGTTCCGGAAGTAAAACCACTCCTGAAGATTGTTGAGAAGAAGGATCAGGCTGTGCAAGTTTCGAAACCTCTAAAGTTGACCTCCAATGTCGGTGTAACGGTGAAACCGAGATCTTCCGACGTCGGTATCGAAGCCAAACCTGGTCCTGGAACAAGGAATACCGCCTCAGGACCGGACCCGGTCTCTGCGCAAACGATATCACTAAACGCTCTGGGGACCAGGAGTCATTCCTTCAACTACGGCGACAGCAAGCTGACAAGAAAATCTACCAAGTCGATTGGGCTCACGGTCGACGGTTTGATCAAGACTGCCGCAAGATCCACGGACACCACAGGATTGACCCCGAAGAAACGGGAGTTCGGAACTTCTACCctgaagaagaaattcatcgacgTCGCGGTCGGCGATTCTGTAAGATCGCCACACATCAGCATTTCGTGTTCGGCGAATTACTGTGACAATTGCAAGGACACTATCAAGACATTGGCGAAACAGATCGTAAACAACACCGACAATATCAATCAACAGAACAATAATCAAGTATCGCGCATACCCAGGCCATCCTATATTTCTCTGAGTTCCCCGACCGACCACAGAAGGCAGTTCAAGCGGCAGGATACCTACACCAAGATACCGTGCTCAACTGTCATCAAGTACGACGCTGACAATAAGGAACAATACGAATCGAACAACCG ACTCCAGAATTCGGAGACGGAAGAGGTACACGATGAGAAAATATCATCTGAGGAATCATCGCCGGCAGGGGAAAAGTCCGAAGTTGAAGAGAAGCACGGTCTGCCGGACTCGGCGTTGTTCCAACCGATCCAAGAAAAACCCAGACAGAAAGTTAAGCCGTCTCGAGAGATGGGTGCAGCCATGAAAGTGCTGAATGacaatctgaaaaaatcaCCCAGTCGGAATATCAGTCATCAGATAAAAAACGCGACGACAATAATACAGCAGGAATGGTTCAAGGTTTCGAGCACGGCAACCGCGAACCCTCTCGACGTTGAGGACTACCTGGACTGCTTCGAGGAAACCTCCAGCTCTTTGTTAGAGTACATTGTCAACATGAACGACGCTAGTGGCAACACCGCCATGCACTACGCGGTTTCTCACGGGAATTTCGACGTCGTATCAATTCTACTCGATTCCAAAGTTTGCGACATTAACAGGGCTAACGTCGCCGGTTATACCGCCGTCATGTTAGCTGCCCTCGCAGAAGTTCGGAACTCAACACACTCGTCTGTCGCTAATAGACTGTTCCAATTGGCAGACGTCAACGTTCGCGCAAAACAG CACGGACAAACTGCCCTTATGCTCGCGGTGTCTCATGGGCGCAAAGACATGGCCAAGCTGTTGCTGGACGCCGGTGCCGCGGTCAACATCCAGGACGAAGACGGCAGCACGGCGTTGATGTGCGCAGCGGAACACGGACACACGGAGATCGTGCGACTCCTGCTCGCCCATCCGGACTGCGACTCGTCGATCGTCGACGTGGACGGAAGCTCGGCTTTGAAAATCGCTCTCGAAGCCGGGAACCGCGACATCGGGGTGTTGCTTTACGCCCACGAGTACGTCAATCGTGGAATAAGTCCGTATTCCTCAATGAGGAGAAGCCGCCGAGGCTCCCAACCAACGACACCAACCGGAGGCCCATCGCCATCGGCGCCCGTGAGTCCGGCACCATCGAGAAGGTTTCATTCTTCAACCATGTCGTTGAATTCGACAAAATATTTGTCCAAGTGA